The Coccidioides posadasii str. Silveira chromosome 3, complete sequence genome contains a region encoding:
- a CDS encoding uncharacterized protein (EggNog:ENOG410PY8Y~COG:O): MATMNPNLYHGQYFYPGPMTTATDVQLLNQTQVSGTVDNGAASANVSPATRDPHTPQGSPSRTHGVAHPEQVSGPRRSHMEAFTMDNRHNTGPSEYRNTRPRLLPGSQEASFAAHHAALQRQFAANGTNRPLSSNQQRATSRYVNAALRHFTFQHRGQSVEQVNIDLNRYAADHSGASTVKKGLDNQNDGRPKPKESSEMKIDFDCQICRSQTVDTVIIPCGHAILCQWCAEQHIPTFPAYPTRPREHANCPLCRKPVRERYRIFTP; this comes from the exons ATGGCAACCATGAACCCAAATCTGTACCATGGTCAATACTTCTATCCTGGACCTATGACGACGGCTACGGATGTTCAACTTCTTAACCAGACCCAGGTGTCCGGAACCGTGGATAACGGGGCCGCTTCTGCTAACGTGTCCCCGGCAACGAGAGACCCCCATACTCCTCAGGGTAGTCCCTCCCGCACACATGGCGTAGCGCATCCAGAGCAAGTCTCAGGACCGCGACGTAGCCATATGGAAGCGTTTACAATGGACAACAGACACAACACGGGTCCGTCGGAATATCGGAATACTCGTCCTCGCCTTCTACCAGGATCGCAAGAGGCTTCTTTCGCAGCGCACCACGCAGCATTACAGCGTCAGTTCGCTGCAAACGGAACAAACCGACCTTTATCGAGTAACCAACAAAGGGCCACTTCCCGCTATGTGAATGCAGCTCTGCGACATTTCACGTTCCAACATCGCGGACAGTCTGTTGAGCAAGTAAATATAGATCTTAACCGATACGCCGCAGATCATTCAGGAGCTTCAACGGTGAAAAAGGGACTCGATAACCAAAACGATGGGCGACCGAAGCCTAAAGAGAGCTCTGAAATGAAGATTGATTTCGATTGCCAGATCTGCCGGAGTCAGACGGTTGACACTGTTATCATTCCATGCGGCCATGCCATTCTTTGTCAATGGTGTGCAGAGCAGCATATCCCCACGTTCCCTGCCTATCCCACCAGACCTCGTGAGCATGCGAATTGTCCACTTTGCCGGAAACCGGTTCGTGAGAGG TACCGGATCTTTACTCCCTGA
- a CDS encoding uncharacterized protein (SECRETED:SignalP(1-16)~EggNog:ENOG410Q5N1~TransMembrane:1 (n4-15c33/34o265-283i)) — MFRLILYATFILGALSGQTKYPSHGEGAAKAIAARQQLENCTPYCKVEVEPVYTFTWYPMEFSTTVVAATVIEIVNTLVGTTRTSTISNDLPSGYTPPATNDDGTQVTTVTYSQQGTTKTTVLAFPTSFTSWADGYTWQGRLQTEKDDETACVTAIIPSFVPFESFPQPTSISMPTHPSGPDPKGLLFKPTSIDLGAAAYVEAFPDEGALQTCSLKHYPLPLAVEPTARFLSKTITYFEGGKAVRQAESSSHPATPSSAASKALSHYWTILFPCLISALGIILM; from the exons ATGTTTCGGCTCATTCTCTACGCTACCTTTATTCTCGGCGCCCTTTCAGGCCAGA CAAAATATCCTAGTCATGGAGAAGGAGCGGCCAAAGCCATCGCGGCGCGACAACAACTTGAAAACTGCACACCGTATTGCAAGGTTGAGGTTGAACCCGTATATACGTTTACGTGGTATCCAATGGAATTTTCCACGACGGTCGTGGCCGCTACCGTAATTGAAATTGTAAACACACTGGTCGGGACAACCAGAACCTCCACAATATCCAACGATCTCCCAAGCGGATACACTCCTCCCGCGACGAATGACGATGGGACCCAAGTGACAACAGTTACATATAGTCAGCAAGGCACAACAAAGACCACCGTCCT GGCATTTCCGACCAGTTTCACCTCCTGGGCTGATGGATACACCTGGCAAGGGAGGCTACAAACCGAAAAAGATGACGAGACAGCCTGCGTGACCGCGATCATACCCTCATTTGTCCCGTTTGAGTCCTTCCCACAGCCAACTTCGATATCGATGCCAACTCATCCGTCCGGACCGGATCCAAAAGGTCTCCTCTTCAAGCCCACGTCAATAGATTTGGGAGCGGCAGCATATGTGGAAGCCTTTCCTGACGAGGGTGCCCTGCAGACCTGCTCCCTCAAACACTATCCGCTTCCCTTGGCAGTGGAGCCCACTGCCCGATTTTTGAGCAAGACTATAACGTATTTTGAAGGTGGGAAGGCTGTAAG GCAGGCAGAAAGTTCTTCCCATCCCGCAACTCCAAGCTCGGCGGCCTCAAAGGCATTGTCCCACTATTGGACTATCCTTTTTCCCTGCCTCATCTCTGCACTGGGGATCATTTTGATGTAG
- a CDS encoding uncharacterized protein (EggNog:ENOG410PZ3F~TransMembrane:5 (o48-65i85-105o111-134i146-165o487-511i)) — protein sequence MSHYSPMETADLRTMSVSSVANADFEAKSRSRTRRLQKTLSSSSLPNLLLWAILGTVLFAVTAWISQAKLSTSRTLTLLRASQSLLSACSALALANVFELVQWAFAGRDGGLNFLSLLGLTPTTGFLGSAKVIFAKTATFTDRLWPLLKISLACAVWLSGVLLFANTSLMTGYDSVYTYNATAGVGQFNGSFVQPYLQKLQNLSPQYPYRVVPYTALSMLYDFVVNPMHSVVGDPIACHDKDCDSYLLTGGLIMTTPWPPLSHPSESVIKIYDVPSTQIEFKRRISDRDMFMDKDCMVFGDDQTLIGLRFCLANNTKANGSITAGLYVCPNGTQAGKCEGTGIFPNLTTTFSVYSRKANVVASRSNYSVVAISEIGEPTKNTDIDLVGFKEAITWLLDYKAAQIPATSSIAEHFWSGQDQLSNKYWSRELYQTFQSILAFPLWKFNPNNFGNVELSAQEITTSLPQEFHTKAAIATPYTRIVLNKSMFILFLLLHILVLTFVWAMLLWLVITRPDLPKISSYPLFDFAFKTRYTMPSDPPPRHQKSENPPKHIVRIGDKEILSDLSQLEVFLRGRGAGLNSRQTPETLYSVLFNLPAQAQILTDSSHEALVSEAGEDERKKFLSQAHPANIS from the exons ATGTCGCACTATTCACCCATGGAGACTGCGGACCTGAGGACCATGAGCGTGTCTTCTGTTGCAAATGCCGACTTCGAAGCCAAATCGAGGTCTCGTACTCGTCGTTTGCAGAAAACGTTATCAAGTTCTTCTCTCCCTAACTTGTTGTTATGGGCAATTCTAGGAACTGTGCTCTTTGCCGTCACTGCTTGGATCTCCCAAGCTAAACTCTCCACCAGTCGAACTCTTACGCTCCTTCGAGCCTCCCAAAGCCTCTTATCGGCCTGTTCTGCGCTGGCACTCGCAAATGTGTTTGAGCTGGTTCAATGGGCCTTTGCAGGGAGGGATGGCGGACTAAATTTCCTGAGCCTTCTTGGGTTGACTCCGACCACGGGGTTCTTGGGATCTGCAAAGGTCATCTTCGCGAAGACCGCTACATTTACTGATAGGCTTTGGCCTTTGTTAAA GATCTCACTTGCTTGCGCCGTTTGGTTATCCGGGGTCCTCCTCTTTG CAAACACCTCACTGATGACCGGTTATGATTCTGTGTATACGTATAATGCGACCGCCGGTGTTGGCCAGTTCAACGGCTCATTTGTACAGCCGTACCTACAAAAGCTGCAGAATCTATCCCCACAATACCCATATCGTGTCGTGCCATATACAGCACTGTCCATGCTCTATGACTTTGTCGTCAATCCGATGCATTCGGTAGTTGGCGACCCCATTGCCTGTCATGACAAAGACTGCGATTCATATTTGCTCACTGGAGGGCTCATCATGACAACTCCATGGCCACCTTTGAGTCATCCCTCGGAGTCTGTCATTAAAATATACGACGTGCCTTCAACCCAAATCGAATTCAAGCGTCGTATATCTGATAGAGATATGTTCATGGATAAGGACTGCATGGTTTTTGGTGACGACCAGACACTGATCGGGCTGAGATTTTGTTTAGCAAATAACACGAAAGCCAACGGATCAATTACGGCCG GCTTATATGTGTGTCCAAACGGCACCCAGGCGGGTAAATGTGAGGGCACAGGtatttttccaaatctcaCGACGACATTTTCTGTTTACAGTCGCAAAGCGAATGTTGTCGCATCCCGGTCAAATTATAGCGTTGTCGCGATCTCAGAGATTGGGGAGCCCACCAAAAACACCGATATTGATCTTGTCGGCTTTAAAGAGGCTATAACCTGGCTCCTAGACTATAAAGCCGCCCAAATTCCTGCTACGTCTTCAATCGCAGAACATTTCTGGAGCGGTCAAGACCAGCTCAGCAACAAGTATTGGTCCAGAGAGCTATATCAGACGTTTCAGAGTATTCTTGCGTTTCCACTCTGGAAATTCAATCCCAACAACTTTGGCAATGTAGAGCTGTCGGCGCAAGAAATCACTACATCGCTCCCTCAAGAATTTCACACAAAGGCAGCGATTGCTACGCCGTATACGAGGATAGTTCTCAACAAGTCGATGTTTATCCTTTTCCTCCTGTTACATATTCTGGTGCTTACGTTCGTCTGGGCAATGCTCTTATGGTTGGTGATTACTCGGCCAGATTTGCCAAAAATTTCATCCTACCCCCTTTTCGATTTTGCGTTTAAGACAAGGTACACAATGCCATCCGATCCTCCGCCTCGGCACCAGAAGTCAGAAAATCCTCCGAAACATATAGTGAGAATTGGCGATAAGGAAATACTTTCGGATCTAAGTCAGCTAGAAGTATTTTTGCGTGGGAGGGGAGCTGGGTTAAATTCGCGGCAGACGCCTGAAACTCTCTACAGTGTGCTTTTCAACCTACCAGCACAAGCACAGATTCTGACGGATAGTTCCCATGAGGCCCTTGTATCAGAAGCTGGAGAGGACGAGAGGAAGAAGTTTCTTTCCCAGGCTCACCCGGCAAATATTTCCTAA
- a CDS encoding uncharacterized protein (EggNog:ENOG410PY8Y~COG:O), translating into MLRWADRIMSLLAVGLDGSIEDHNVQEPTQTRSPNSRTIDKCVNGPDPPATRHSPRRGIACPEPPPSGRRPGHRAATRSSEPASSSPLYCGRAYSKDNHQPRPHPHPHTLPHTHPCPPSSSPLSHSPSPNRTSHGDPFVARSQSHSGTSFPLSHQPSRFREQQSPVCPLVSPGDDALERANSGLRPSSSSEVNVEVQSSPPHSPSNFPEGSSAVRPESSLDGMAEFPHGQPNGQLISTVRQNHSHNEAEQERAETFRQVHVAESPALLNAQGKSLCLMLIAWNYTHM; encoded by the exons ATGCTAAGATGGGCCGATAGGATAATGTCTTTGCTTGCGGTAGGACTGGATGGGAGCATAGAAGACCACAACGTGCAAGAGCCAACACAGACGAGAAGCCCAAATTCTAGAACCATAGATAAATGTGTCAACGGACCTGACCCTCCCGCCACGCGACATTCCCCGCGTCGCGGAATCGCTTGTCCGGAGCCTCCGCCTTCAGGTCGTCGACCCGGCCATCGAGCTGCAACCCGGTCTTCTGAGCCCGCCTCGTCCTCTCCATTATATTGTG GTCGCGCTTACTCCAAGGACAACCATCAACCTCGCCCTCATCCTCATCCCCATACTCTCCCACATACTCATCCTTGTCctccttcttcctctccgCTAAGCCACTCCCCGTCTCCGAATCGCACTTCCCACGGAGATCCGTTCGTGGCCCGATCCCAATCTCATTCAGGCACGTCCTTCCCGCTTTCTCACCAGCCAAGCCGCTTCCGTGAGCAACAATCGCCCGTGTGTCCACTTGTTTCTCCGGGAGACGATGCCCTAGAGAGGGCTAATTCTGGGCTCCGACCGTCCTCATCGAGTGAAGTCAACGTAGAAGTGCAAAGTTCTCCGCCCCACTCGCCTTCGAACTTTCCTGAAGGGTCTAGTGCTGTCCGGCCTGAATCGAGCCTTGACGGCATGGCCGAATTTCCACACGGGCAGCCTAATGGTCAGTTAATTTCCACTGTTAGACAGAATCACAGTCACAACGAAGCCGAACAAGAGCGTGCCGAAACATTTAGGCAAGTCCATGTCGCAGAATCGCCTGCTCTGCTTAACGCTCAAGGCAAGTCTCTGTGCTTAATGCTGATCGCGTGGAATTATACTCATATGTGA
- a CDS encoding uncharacterized protein (EggNog:ENOG410PJH1~COG:L~BUSCO:13520at33183) produces the protein MEKEKLLSIEPLDPAQARWIRLSKCTYTDPRGTVRTWESAERQTRPKDCLIDGVGIVAILEKPSGPELLLQKQYRPPIDKIVIEVPAGLIDAGETPEECAIRELKEETGYVGVPEQTSPVMWNDPGFCNTNLHMVHVRVDMSLPENQNPKPQLEDNEFIECFTLPLKTLFAETQRLEAEGYAIDARVGTLAEGIEIAKKWSLVG, from the exons atggagaaagagaaacttctcTCGATAGAGCCATTG GATCCCGCCCAGGCGCGATGGATTCGGCTTTCGAAATGTACCTATACGGATCCAAGGGGAACTGTGCGAACTTGGGAGAGTGCTGAGAGACAG ACCCGCCCTAAGGACTGCCTAATCGATGGCGTAGGCATTGTGGCAATATTAGAAAAGCCATCGGGACCAGAACTCTTACTCCAAAAGCAGTACCGCCCGCCAATCGACAAAATTGTCATTGAAGTTCCAGCGGGGCTCATAGATGCGGGTGAGACGCCAGAAGAATGTGCGATCAGAGAGTTAAAAGAAGAGACGGGATATGTTGGGGTTCCTGAACAAACTAGTCCGGTTATGTGGAATG ATCCCGGGTTTTGCAATACAAACCTCCACATGGTGCATGTCCGTGTGGATATGTCTCTCCCTGAGAACCAAAACCCGAAACCTCAGCTGGAAGATAACGAATTCATTGAATGTTTCACGTTGCCACTCAAAACACTGTTTGCTGAGACGCAGCGACTGGAGGCAGAAGGATATGCGATCGATGCTAGGGTTGGAACTCTAGCAGAGGGGATTGAGATCGCGAAGAAGTGGAGTTTGGTTGGATAG
- a CDS encoding uncharacterized protein (EggNog:ENOG410PNH9~COG:L~BUSCO:11408at33183) has translation MRLRTHLLYRHFQYPRCRMSTFTLPNIKPPVTVQLAPDVTESQLLSFPAFKIWLSTLQHSLFLQGSAKHEFNSAPYALRKIEIQAVDFFGRGRLGFVKLRADVSNDSGEKLPGSVFLRGGSVGILLILQPDDIPPDSDAEKRVILTIQPRIPAGSLAFPEIPAGMLDDSGTFSGGAAKEIQEETGLSIQQDELLDMTALTLGPTTREPTIPENEVKEKLQVGVYPSPGGSDEFIPLFLCQKRMKRVEIDQLQGQLTGLRKEGEKITLKLVPLEQLWKEGARDGKSLAAWALYNGLKSEGRI, from the exons ATGCGGCTGAGAACTCACCTCCTTTACCGCCATTTTCAGTATCCTCGTTGTAGGATGTCAACCTTTACTCTTCCTAATATCAAACCTCCTGTGACCGTCCAGTTGGCTCCGGATGTAACTGAGAGCCAacttctttcctttcctgCATTCAAGATCTGGCTCTCGACTCTGCAACACTCACTCTTCCTGCAGGGGAGCGCAAAGCATGAATTCAATTCTGCGCCATATGCACTTCGGAAAATTGAAATACAAGCGGTCGACTTCTTTGGTCGGGGCCGTTTAGGCTTCGTGAAGCTACGAGCTGACGTCTCGAATGACAGTGGGGAGAAGCTCCCCGGGAGCGTGTTCCTCAGAGGCGGGAGTGTAGGGATACTG CTTATCCTCCAACCTGACGACATTCCACCCGATTCCGACGCGGAGAAACGCGTGATATTGACCATCCAACCCCGCATTCCCGCTGGATCGCTTGCCTTCCCAGAAATCCCCGCCGGTATGCTCGATGATAGCGGGACATTCTCTGGCGGAGCGGCAAAGGAGATCCAAGAAGAAACGGGCCTCTCCATTCAACAAGACGAGCTGCTCGACATGACCGCCCTCACTCTCGGTCCCACGACTCGAGAACCTACAATTCCGGAGAATGAAGTCAAGGAAAAGCTGCAGGTTGGTGTGTACCCATCGCCTGGAGGAAGCGATGAGTTCATTCCCCTATTTTTATGCCAGAAGCGCATGAAAAGGGTTGAAATAGACCAACTGCAGGGCCAGTTGACGGGACTGAGAAAGGAAGGCGAGAAAATTACGCTGAAATTGGTACCGCTGGAACAGCTGTGGAAAGAGGGTGCGCGGGACGGCAAGTCGTTGGCTGCTTGGGCCCTCTACAACGGCTTGAAATCTGAGGGGAGGATATAA